A single genomic interval of Candidatus Polarisedimenticolaceae bacterium harbors:
- a CDS encoding inorganic phosphate transporter, with product MVDTGLIATLDALASFPYIAAILIAALVFDFINGFHDAANSIATIVGTRVLRPGTAVVWAAWWNFAAAWVFGVAVANTVAKWVHPEFVNADVILGGLVGAIVWDLVTWHFGLPTSSSHALLGGFGGAAMAYAGTWSGVMHVGKLVATVQFIVLAPLIGFILALILAIAVMNAFKRKAASKVDRWFRGMQLISAAAYSLGHGTNDAQKTMGIIAALLYASVWKSQQAAFEAGKIEFPFWIVLICHAAIALGTMAGGWRIVKTMGMKLTKLKPWGGACAETAAAVSLFGTAQLGIPVSTTHVISGAIVGVGAIQRLSAVRWGIAARVIWAWVLTIPMSALVGA from the coding sequence GTGGTCGACACCGGCCTGATCGCCACGCTCGACGCGCTGGCGTCGTTTCCCTACATCGCGGCGATTCTCATCGCCGCGCTCGTCTTCGACTTCATCAACGGCTTCCACGACGCGGCGAACTCCATCGCGACGATCGTGGGGACGCGTGTCCTGCGCCCGGGAACGGCGGTCGTGTGGGCGGCGTGGTGGAACTTCGCGGCGGCGTGGGTCTTCGGCGTCGCGGTCGCGAACACGGTGGCGAAGTGGGTGCACCCGGAGTTCGTGAACGCCGACGTGATCCTGGGCGGTCTCGTCGGGGCGATCGTCTGGGACCTCGTGACGTGGCACTTCGGCCTGCCGACCTCCTCGTCCCACGCGCTGCTCGGCGGGTTCGGCGGCGCCGCCATGGCGTACGCCGGGACGTGGTCGGGCGTGATGCACGTCGGCAAGCTCGTCGCCACGGTGCAGTTCATCGTGCTCGCCCCGCTGATCGGGTTCATCCTCGCCCTGATCCTCGCGATCGCGGTCATGAACGCCTTCAAGCGGAAGGCCGCGTCGAAGGTCGATCGCTGGTTCCGCGGCATGCAGCTGATCTCCGCCGCGGCCTACAGCCTCGGCCACGGGACGAACGACGCGCAGAAGACGATGGGGATCATCGCGGCCCTGCTGTACGCCAGCGTGTGGAAATCGCAGCAGGCGGCGTTCGAGGCGGGGAAGATCGAGTTTCCCTTCTGGATCGTGCTGATCTGCCACGCGGCGATCGCGCTCGGCACGATGGCGGGCGGCTGGCGGATCGTGAAGACGATGGGGATGAAGCTGACGAAGCTGAAGCCGTGGGGCGGGGCGTGCGCGGAGACCGCGGCGGCCGTCTCGCTTTTCGGTACGGCGCAGCTGGGGATCCCGGTGAGCACGACGCACGTGATCAGCGGCGCGATCGTGGGCGTGGGCGCCATCCAGCGGCTTTCGGCGGTGCGGTGGGGGATCGCGGCGCGGGTCATCTGGGCGTGGGTGCTCACGATCCCGATGTCCGCGCTCGTCGGCGCCA
- a CDS encoding DUF47 family protein, which yields MSLIPREPQFFDLLDAQAETVLRGAKLLQECLESKRDEQEIYLASKAIHEVEHQGDELVHRFMDRLNKSFITPLDREDLYELCSRLDDVLDYVDAVAKRLVTFKILQPTRQAIELSRIIVRSSEEVRAAIGLLKDLRRHEEIVRQCAKVNQLENDADQVMRDALSGLFNGDQGDAIEVIKWKDLYEHLEVATDKCEDVANIIETVLVKYA from the coding sequence ATGTCGCTGATCCCTCGAGAGCCGCAGTTCTTCGATTTGCTCGACGCCCAGGCCGAGACGGTCCTGCGGGGGGCGAAGCTCCTCCAGGAGTGCCTGGAGTCCAAGCGCGACGAGCAGGAGATCTACCTCGCCAGCAAGGCCATCCACGAGGTGGAGCACCAGGGGGACGAGCTCGTCCACCGGTTCATGGACCGCCTGAACAAGAGCTTCATCACGCCTCTCGACCGCGAGGACCTCTACGAGCTGTGCAGCCGCCTCGACGACGTCCTCGACTACGTGGACGCGGTCGCGAAGCGGCTCGTGACGTTCAAGATCCTGCAGCCGACGCGGCAGGCGATCGAGTTGAGCCGGATCATCGTGCGGTCGTCGGAGGAGGTTCGCGCGGCGATCGGCCTTCTCAAGGACCTTCGGCGGCACGAGGAGATCGTCCGGCAGTGCGCGAAGGTCAACCAGCTCGAGAACGACGCCGACCAGGTGATGCGCGACGCGTTGTCCGGCCTGTTCAACGGGGACCAGGGCGACGCCATCGAGGTCATCAAGTGGAAGGACCTCTACGAGCACCTCGAGGTCGCGACCGACAAATGCGAGGACGTCGCGAACATCATCGAGACCGTCCTCGTCAAGTACGCCTGA
- a CDS encoding DEAD/DEAH box helicase yields the protein MQAVFDAVRKASTPAVWSSGIALVRADAVLGETDDGDRVVVRVALKGGMLSRTVTLWTGDGDWECSCGAKTACEHAAAAVIALKRARESGAALPSPKFEVGRVAYRLRRGPQGIELERGIENSAGFHPFEATLVALAERRVEAPAFTATQADHDVETALAGHRRGALPRPSVGKLLAALGRVESVTLDGVAVRTSGDPLLPRVAVEDNGEGFRLVLEDPPEIDERFTNGLVRSGALLRPLGEAKLTGRELHELPRGLRFAPDDVAVLVTDVLPSFEGRVPVAIRTSRLPRTVATPPRAVVQASRQGEGIVALATVVYGDPPVARVDAGRLVHLGGEVPLRDTRGEERLVRSLADSLGLAPGVAQTFAGAAAVDFKRRLDAWTGTPSRGLEAFHLHGPIVPRVRLEGDGMDLSFEVPSAGGAARRADPDAVVRAWRAGESLVPLLGGGWAPLPSDWMARFGDRIADLLAARDAQGRLARAALGDLAKLAADLDLPPPPGFRALETLAAGFDAIPSAALPPDLHGTLRHYQQRGVDWLCFLREARLGALLADDMGLGKTVQALCAIRGRTLVVAPTSVLPNWMEEIRRFRPALRACLYHGPRRAIEPDADVVVTSYALLRLDDGALAGRPWDTVVLDEAQTIKNPESQVAQAAFRLEAGFRVAMSGTPVENRLDELWSQMHFANRGLLGGRRDFQDRYARAVAEGDAGAASRLRERIRPFVLRRLKREVAPELPPRTEAVLHCELSLDERRVYDAVRAATYDDVVARLSEGGSVLAALEALLRLRQAACHPALVPGQHAETSSKVELLAETLDTVIAEGHKALVFSQWTAFLDRIEPRLREASIPFLRLDGSTVDRGEVVRRFQDEAGPPVMLVSLKAGGTGLNLTRADHVFLMDPWWNPAVEDQAADRAHRIGQDRPVLVYRIVSEETVEERILALQASKRAIADAALGEAGRAAAITRDDLLALLA from the coding sequence GTGCAGGCGGTCTTCGACGCGGTCCGCAAGGCCTCGACCCCCGCGGTGTGGTCGTCGGGGATCGCGCTCGTCCGCGCCGACGCCGTTCTCGGCGAGACCGACGACGGGGACCGGGTGGTCGTCCGTGTCGCCCTCAAAGGCGGCATGTTGTCGCGCACCGTCACGCTGTGGACCGGCGACGGCGACTGGGAGTGCTCGTGCGGCGCGAAGACGGCGTGCGAGCACGCCGCGGCGGCGGTGATCGCCCTCAAGCGCGCGCGCGAGTCGGGAGCGGCGCTGCCGTCCCCGAAGTTCGAGGTGGGGCGCGTCGCCTACCGGCTCCGTCGCGGCCCGCAGGGCATCGAGCTCGAGCGCGGGATCGAGAACTCGGCGGGCTTCCACCCGTTCGAGGCCACCCTCGTCGCGCTCGCCGAGCGGCGCGTCGAGGCGCCGGCGTTCACCGCGACGCAGGCCGACCACGACGTCGAGACGGCGCTCGCGGGCCACCGGCGGGGGGCGCTCCCGCGGCCGTCGGTCGGAAAGCTCCTCGCCGCCCTCGGTCGCGTGGAGTCGGTGACCCTCGACGGAGTCGCCGTGCGGACCTCGGGGGATCCCCTGCTCCCGCGCGTCGCGGTGGAGGACAACGGCGAGGGCTTCCGCCTCGTCCTCGAGGACCCGCCGGAGATCGACGAGCGTTTCACGAACGGCCTCGTCCGCTCCGGGGCCCTGTTGCGACCCCTGGGGGAGGCGAAGCTGACCGGGCGCGAGCTCCACGAGCTTCCGCGGGGATTGCGCTTCGCCCCGGACGACGTCGCCGTCCTCGTGACCGACGTGCTTCCTTCCTTCGAGGGTCGGGTGCCCGTCGCGATCCGGACCTCGCGCCTGCCGCGGACCGTCGCCACCCCGCCGCGTGCCGTCGTTCAGGCGAGTCGCCAGGGCGAGGGGATCGTCGCGCTCGCGACCGTCGTCTACGGCGATCCCCCGGTCGCGCGCGTGGACGCGGGGCGGCTCGTCCATCTCGGCGGCGAGGTACCCTTGCGCGACACGCGCGGGGAGGAACGCCTCGTGCGCTCCCTCGCCGATTCGCTGGGACTGGCGCCGGGGGTCGCCCAGACGTTCGCGGGCGCGGCCGCGGTCGACTTCAAGCGCAGGCTCGACGCCTGGACGGGAACGCCCTCGCGAGGCCTCGAGGCGTTCCACCTCCACGGCCCGATCGTGCCGAGGGTGCGACTCGAGGGGGACGGGATGGACCTCTCCTTCGAGGTGCCCTCCGCCGGCGGCGCCGCGCGACGCGCCGATCCCGACGCCGTCGTGCGCGCGTGGCGGGCGGGGGAGTCGCTCGTGCCGCTGCTGGGGGGCGGATGGGCGCCGCTTCCGTCGGACTGGATGGCGCGGTTCGGCGATCGCATCGCCGACCTGCTCGCGGCGCGGGACGCGCAGGGGCGCCTGGCGCGCGCCGCGCTCGGGGATCTCGCGAAGCTGGCGGCGGACCTCGATCTCCCGCCCCCGCCCGGGTTCCGGGCTCTCGAGACCCTCGCCGCGGGGTTCGACGCGATTCCGAGCGCCGCGCTCCCTCCCGACCTCCACGGAACGCTGCGTCACTACCAGCAGCGCGGCGTGGACTGGTTGTGCTTCCTGCGCGAGGCCCGTCTGGGGGCGCTGCTGGCCGACGACATGGGGCTCGGCAAGACCGTCCAGGCGTTGTGCGCGATCCGCGGACGGACGCTCGTCGTCGCGCCGACGAGCGTCCTCCCGAACTGGATGGAGGAGATCCGCCGGTTCCGGCCGGCGCTGCGCGCGTGCCTGTATCACGGCCCCAGACGCGCGATCGAGCCCGACGCCGACGTCGTGGTCACGAGTTACGCGCTGCTCCGCCTGGACGACGGCGCCCTCGCCGGCCGCCCGTGGGACACCGTCGTGCTCGACGAGGCCCAGACGATCAAGAACCCCGAGAGCCAGGTGGCGCAGGCGGCGTTCCGGCTCGAGGCGGGGTTCCGCGTCGCCATGTCGGGTACGCCGGTCGAGAACCGTCTCGACGAGCTCTGGAGCCAGATGCACTTCGCCAACCGCGGCCTGCTCGGCGGACGGCGGGACTTCCAGGACCGCTACGCGCGCGCCGTCGCGGAGGGGGACGCCGGGGCGGCGTCGCGACTGCGCGAGCGGATCCGCCCGTTCGTGCTCCGCCGGCTCAAGCGCGAGGTGGCTCCCGAGCTCCCGCCGCGCACCGAGGCGGTGCTTCATTGCGAGCTCTCCCTCGACGAGCGCCGCGTCTACGACGCCGTGCGCGCGGCGACCTACGACGACGTCGTCGCCAGGCTGTCCGAAGGGGGCTCGGTGCTCGCGGCGCTCGAGGCGCTCCTCCGGCTGCGGCAGGCGGCGTGCCATCCGGCGCTCGTGCCGGGCCAACACGCGGAGACCTCGTCGAAGGTGGAGCTGCTCGCCGAGACCCTCGACACCGTGATCGCCGAGGGGCACAAGGCGCTCGTCTTCTCGCAGTGGACGGCGTTCCTCGACCGGATCGAGCCGAGGCTCCGGGAGGCGTCGATCCCGTTCCTGCGACTCGACGGCTCCACCGTGGATCGCGGCGAGGTCGTTCGCCGCTTCCAGGACGAAGCGGGCCCGCCGGTGATGCTCGTCTCGCTGAAGGCGGGGGGGACCGGGCTCAACCTCACCCGCGCGGACCACGTCTTCCTCATGGATCCCTGGTGGAACCCCGCGGTCGAGGACCAGGCCGCGGACCGGGCCCACCGCATCGGGCAGGATCGCCCCGTACTCGTGTACCGGATCGTGTCCGAGGAGACCGTCGAGGAGAGGATCCTCGCCCTCCAGGCGAGCAAGCGCGCGATCGCCGACGCCGCGCTCGGCGAGGCGGGGCGGGCGGCGGCGATCACGCGGGACGATCTCCTGGCGCTTCTGGCCTGA
- a CDS encoding GGDEF domain-containing protein: protein MSSDWRRASGPVAFFFVGAVPAAAALTRGADVWSIGVTVGVLAMGAGFLAFHLALSRQASDGERRLEAVSGQVARLEAQARERERDLEEARSLDEVTGVLNRRTFLRRFDETVQRDGRIGKPFAFLLLDVDGFRAINERIGRLQGDELLLQVARTVQAATRGTDAVGRLGGDEFGVTLGECEDPGPAVDRILVSLSTLRVPGSDDPVRVSIGAVWIESALDGADFVEVFRAAEAAWGSVRGKGGGLCGRRNIPKRSGGPSVYA from the coding sequence ATGTCTTCCGACTGGCGGCGGGCCTCGGGGCCGGTGGCGTTCTTCTTCGTGGGCGCGGTACCGGCGGCGGCGGCGCTCACGCGCGGCGCCGATGTGTGGTCGATCGGGGTGACCGTCGGCGTTCTGGCGATGGGGGCCGGGTTCCTCGCCTTCCACCTCGCGCTCTCGCGGCAGGCTTCGGACGGCGAGCGCAGGCTCGAGGCCGTCTCCGGCCAGGTCGCGCGGCTCGAGGCCCAGGCGCGCGAGCGCGAGCGGGACCTCGAGGAGGCGCGCTCCCTCGACGAGGTGACGGGGGTGCTCAACCGGCGGACGTTCCTTCGCCGATTCGACGAGACCGTGCAGCGCGACGGCCGGATCGGGAAGCCGTTCGCGTTCCTGCTGCTCGACGTCGACGGTTTCCGCGCGATCAACGAGCGCATCGGCCGCCTGCAGGGGGACGAGCTGCTCCTCCAGGTCGCGCGCACGGTCCAGGCCGCCACGCGCGGCACGGACGCCGTGGGGCGTCTGGGCGGCGACGAGTTCGGCGTCACGCTCGGCGAATGCGAGGACCCGGGCCCGGCGGTCGACCGGATCCTGGTCTCGTTGTCCACGCTGCGGGTGCCCGGCTCGGACGATCCGGTTCGCGTCAGCATCGGGGCGGTCTGGATCGAGAGTGCGCTCGACGGCGCGGATTTCGTGGAGGTATTTCGTGCCGCGGAGGCGGCGTGGGGCTCGGTGCGCGGGAAGGGCGGGGGCCTGTGCGGCCGGCGGAACATCCCGAAGCGATCCGGGGGCCCCTCGGTCTACGCCTAG
- a CDS encoding MGMT family protein, with protein MRRRMPKAERVHGEIEGKKARTFAAVWALVRRIPRGRVMTYGQIAVLLGSRLSPRAVGWAMHGCPKDVPWQRVVNARGACSTDRMPGIPAGLQRAMLEAEGVAFRANGTLPLDRYRWEPRRRRS; from the coding sequence ATGCGACGCCGGATGCCGAAGGCCGAGCGGGTCCACGGCGAGATCGAAGGGAAGAAGGCACGGACCTTCGCCGCCGTCTGGGCGCTCGTGCGCCGGATCCCCCGCGGCCGGGTCATGACCTACGGCCAGATCGCCGTCCTGCTCGGAAGCCGCCTCTCGCCGCGGGCGGTGGGATGGGCGATGCACGGCTGCCCCAAGGATGTCCCCTGGCAGCGGGTCGTCAACGCGCGTGGGGCGTGCTCGACCGACCGCATGCCCGGGATCCCGGCGGGGCTTCAGCGGGCCATGCTCGAGGCGGAGGGGGTGGCGTTCCGGGCGAACGGGACCCTGCCGCTCGACCGGTACCGATGGGAGCCGCGCCGACGTCGTTCTTGA
- a CDS encoding alpha-amylase family glycosyl hydrolase: MRRLLLAVVLLLSPPTLAADVRIVSAIPEAQAGTWTVVASVPKKPVFLADSTALEVESTEPVGDLARIRLAGVPPSFERLVLGTGEGAKFKPLAAIAASATTGVAASHDDLTIYHVMLEMFRNGAPANDGEIKGWKHPNYAGGDLQGLTEKLGYIRELGANAIWISPTFAARTSHGYDVLDYGRIADQAAVPGDPAASLEVFRTLVRKAHENGVKVILDLPLNHASRAYDLEKGDPLGLKPRSTGPMQPAEKTWESWGGGYRYWNFDHEPTRRFLRAAALRWLKDERVDGLRLDYVRGVPHDFWAELHAEVRAAAPAAFLVGECWADEQGADGNAREIASYYAPVPGKGPQFGSLLDFPMQATLTDAFARGGSALALEDRLQSDLALYGPGARPVWFLDNHDMSRFASFNSDPERLEAAVAFMASLSGPMVLFYGTETGLQSGAPKPGFTDAGRVPMPWSALDEERISRVRRVLEARAAHPALRRGARLPLHADRQAVVMAKTTPEETLLVGSNVSDAPTTVTFDAPTAATAFATVLGTTVPSRERDGRLRWTLPPKSTSIASIAKP; the protein is encoded by the coding sequence ATGCGCCGACTTCTGCTCGCCGTCGTGTTGCTCCTCTCCCCTCCGACCCTCGCCGCGGACGTGCGCATCGTTTCCGCGATCCCCGAGGCGCAGGCGGGGACATGGACCGTGGTCGCGTCGGTCCCCAAGAAGCCGGTCTTCCTCGCCGACTCCACGGCGCTCGAGGTCGAATCGACCGAACCGGTCGGCGATCTCGCGCGAATCCGCCTCGCGGGGGTGCCGCCTTCGTTCGAGCGCCTCGTCCTCGGCACCGGAGAGGGAGCGAAGTTCAAGCCCCTCGCCGCAATCGCCGCCTCCGCCACGACGGGGGTCGCGGCGTCGCACGACGACCTGACGATCTACCACGTGATGCTGGAGATGTTCCGCAACGGCGCGCCGGCGAACGACGGCGAGATCAAAGGATGGAAACACCCGAACTACGCCGGCGGCGACCTCCAGGGGCTGACCGAGAAGCTCGGTTACATTCGCGAGCTCGGCGCCAACGCGATCTGGATCAGCCCGACCTTCGCCGCACGCACCTCGCACGGTTACGACGTCCTGGACTACGGCCGGATCGCCGACCAGGCGGCAGTCCCCGGGGATCCCGCGGCCTCCCTCGAGGTGTTTCGGACCCTCGTGCGCAAGGCCCACGAGAACGGCGTGAAGGTGATCCTCGATCTCCCGCTCAACCACGCCAGCCGCGCCTACGACCTCGAGAAAGGGGATCCGCTGGGGCTGAAGCCGCGCTCGACCGGACCGATGCAACCCGCGGAGAAGACCTGGGAGAGCTGGGGGGGCGGGTACCGGTACTGGAACTTCGATCACGAGCCCACCCGCCGGTTCCTTCGTGCGGCGGCGCTGCGCTGGCTGAAGGACGAACGGGTGGACGGTCTCCGGCTGGACTACGTGCGCGGCGTCCCCCACGACTTCTGGGCCGAGCTGCATGCCGAGGTGAGAGCCGCCGCACCGGCGGCGTTCCTGGTCGGCGAATGCTGGGCCGACGAGCAGGGAGCCGACGGGAACGCACGGGAGATCGCGTCGTACTACGCCCCGGTTCCCGGGAAGGGACCGCAGTTCGGCTCGCTGCTCGACTTCCCGATGCAGGCGACGCTGACGGACGCCTTCGCGCGCGGCGGATCCGCGCTCGCGCTCGAGGATCGCCTGCAATCCGATCTCGCCCTGTACGGCCCCGGCGCGCGTCCGGTGTGGTTTCTCGACAACCACGATATGTCGCGTTTCGCGTCCTTCAATTCCGACCCCGAGCGCCTCGAGGCGGCGGTCGCCTTCATGGCCTCGCTCTCGGGTCCGATGGTCCTGTTCTACGGGACCGAGACGGGCCTCCAGTCGGGCGCCCCCAAGCCCGGCTTCACCGACGCCGGTCGCGTCCCGATGCCCTGGAGCGCCCTCGACGAGGAGAGGATCTCGCGGGTCCGCCGCGTGCTCGAGGCCCGCGCGGCGCACCCGGCGCTGCGCCGCGGCGCGAGGCTCCCGCTTCACGCCGACCGGCAGGCGGTCGTCATGGCGAAGACGACCCCCGAGGAGACGTTGCTCGTCGGATCGAACGTCTCGGACGCGCCGACGACGGTCACCTTCGACGCTCCGACGGCGGCGACGGCGTTCGCGACGGTGCTCGGGACGACCGTGCCCTCGAGGGAACGGGACGGGAGGCTGCGCTGGACCCTTCCGCCGAAAAGCACGTCGATCGCCTCGATTGCGAAACCGTAG
- a CDS encoding glycosyltransferase: protein MTVAVGIPAFNEAATVARAARALLGQRGPHLREVAVVVVASGCTDDTVGEAERAVADDPRGRVLVQARREGKASAIAAFLDAVAGADVYVIAGADGVVEDGALEALVSRFDDPSVGMTGGRPVPVNDPRTLMGRVVRLLWEMHHHVAMRSAKLGELVAFRRAFDAMPRDTAVDEAAIEALILARGLRLSYVPEARVRMKGPTTVREFLRQRRRIHAGHLRLKHASGHAASTMSVRAILRAALAATPRSPRGIVDLAAAAVLEATARALGTWDATLGRRDHTVWERIPSTKDLAP from the coding sequence GTGACTGTCGCCGTCGGAATCCCCGCGTTCAACGAGGCCGCGACCGTCGCTCGCGCCGCGCGCGCCCTTCTCGGCCAGCGCGGCCCCCACCTGCGCGAGGTCGCCGTCGTCGTCGTCGCGAGCGGGTGCACCGACGACACCGTGGGAGAGGCGGAGCGTGCGGTCGCGGACGACCCTCGGGGGCGCGTGCTCGTGCAGGCGCGCCGCGAGGGCAAGGCCTCGGCGATCGCCGCATTCCTCGACGCCGTCGCGGGCGCGGACGTGTACGTGATCGCCGGAGCGGACGGCGTCGTCGAGGACGGGGCGCTCGAGGCTCTCGTCTCGCGCTTCGACGACCCCTCGGTGGGAATGACGGGGGGTCGGCCGGTTCCGGTCAACGACCCGCGCACCCTGATGGGTCGCGTCGTGCGGTTGCTGTGGGAGATGCACCATCACGTGGCGATGCGCTCCGCGAAGCTCGGGGAGCTCGTCGCCTTCCGTCGCGCGTTCGACGCGATGCCCCGGGACACCGCGGTGGACGAAGCCGCGATCGAGGCGCTGATCCTCGCCCGGGGATTGAGGCTGTCGTACGTCCCCGAGGCGCGGGTACGGATGAAGGGGCCGACGACGGTGCGGGAGTTCCTGCGCCAGCGGCGGCGGATCCACGCCGGGCATCTGCGCCTGAAACACGCGTCCGGGCACGCGGCGTCCACCATGAGCGTCCGCGCGATCCTGCGCGCCGCCCTCGCCGCAACGCCGCGCTCGCCCCGCGGGATCGTCGATCTCGCTGCGGCGGCGGTCTTGGAGGCGACCGCGCGCGCGCTCGGCACCTGGGACGCGACCCTCGGCCGCCGCGACCACACGGTCTGGGAGCGGATCCCGTCCACCAAGGACCTCGCTCCATGA